The Leopardus geoffroyi isolate Oge1 chromosome C3, O.geoffroyi_Oge1_pat1.0, whole genome shotgun sequence genomic interval AACCTTTAACTCTACTTGACCTCTTTCACctttatataataagaaatactgCCAATCATTCTTCTTCAAATACTCTCTGCAAATACTCTCTGCAACTCTTGTTCACAAAGTCCTTCTTCCACCCTTTGAAATACCTTTCATGAGCCTTTTGAGAATATCTCCTCTCTGTCGCCAGTTACTGCCTGACACAGAAAACGCAAATGCTTTCTGGAGCCAAGCAGGTAATATGTCTCAAGGGACCTGGTATATGACCTTAGAGAGAGAACTGCTGGCCACTGCACAAAGatgttcacattaaaaaaaaaaaaaaaaaaaaaaagttaaactgcTGCTGgccaaacaaaaacacatgtaAGCCAAGTTTGGCCACTGGCCACCAGTTTGCACTCACTTCTTGGCTAATTCTCTCTCAAATCACTAAGCAGCTGTGATGTAGTGGAAAGAGTGGGTACTAAACATGGAAGAAAACCTTGATTTGAAGCCCAGCTCTGCTACTTGCTAGCTGGGtggtaataatgatgatgataatgttaACCTTCCAGAGTTAAACCTATCTCACAGGACTGTTTTAAAGACTAAGATAATATTCTGAAAAACACTCCCCCTACAACAAGCCCtcaatttttcatagcatttgtgatatttattttcttatactgtTTTGATTGATTACATACTTTATTCTACCTATATTTATGAACAATTTAGTTTAGCCTATTTCTTCTATTAGACTTGGAGTTCCTCGGCATCAGGGATGGCATTCTGCATCCTTTCAAGTTCTCACGATACCTACTTCAGTAATTAAGTCCCTCACATATCCACCCTCAGCTTCAACAAAAGCTGATGACTCAAAGTCTGATTATCTGGAGTAGAGATCTGGAGGAACACAGTCAACTCTTAGTACagatgtatatttcatataagaAAGTATGTGGCTGACTTATAACAATCCCCAAAGTTATGATTCCCTTCCTTTTCcgatataaaagaaaaacaataatggTTATGCTCTTGTTAAGTGGATGCCTCTTGCTTTTACATTTACTAGGTTTATTAAAagcaatatatgaattttaggggcgcctgggtggctcagttgattaagtgtccaacgttggctcaggtcacgatctcacggtttgtgaattcaagccccgcatcaggctctctgttgtcagtgcagggcccactttgaatcctgtcttcctctctctccacctctccttctcaaaaataaatacacattgaaaaaaaaaaaaaagcaaaacaggaatTTTAGAAGTGCCATACTAGAAATTTACGGGGAAAAAGAGGGTTTCAGTTTTAACTGCATTTTGTCAATTCAGATAGAGGTGATGCTGGGGTAATGGTGATAGAAGAGGTATATATCAGAGCAGCTAACATTAGGGGCTCAGCTCATTTTCCCGTAGGGAATACGGAGATGAGAATAAGAACTAtgagtggggctcctgggtggctcagtcggttaagcatctgactttggctcaggtcatgatctcacggtgtatgagtttgagtcctgcatcaggctctctgctgtctgcttcagattctgtctccctctccctctgcccctcccctgccacattctctctctgtcaaaaataaactttaaaaaaagaaaaactattagaaatcTCACCAAgatcttttaaaagttattaggCAATTAAGATCATCATGGatttggggaagaagaggaaggaagcatGTATATCTCACATAAGCAAGTTAGAAGCTTTCTGCACTCCTATGGCCTTATAAGAAACAGCATGTCATATTTTGTCCTAACAAAATGTTCTTACTTTACAGGTACCCATGCCTTCTAAATGCCTGTAAAAAAATGATTCACATATTGAACGTGGCATGGTTAATGCCCCTTTATTTGTTAGCCTTCTTACTTTCTGAACTTTGCATCTACAGACTCATTAAGTGACTTGAAGGTTAAATGACCCAATTTAATTCTAGAATTGATCGAAAACTTaactcctttccctcctcctatGAACTGTGCTTTATATcagggtattttatttttttcctttcaaaagtaTCATTCTTAAAATTCGAACTATAGTAACAAATGGGTTTAAATGTCAGATTTAGTTTTGGAAGAGTATTTCTAACTAATCAAAGTCCCACATGGGGAAATGAACATTGGATGAGTCAAATGGATTGTGCTTGACAAACCAGCAAAGGCTACCCATTTTTTCAGTAAAGTGGGAAGTGGTTATTTTGTCAAGTGTGATTTAGAATGACATATTCAAATGcgatttaaaaaatctatttcactATTCATATGTATTATCAGTAAAGAAAATTTAGCTTGGTGATGTCAAAACATAAAAGTGCATGCCCATGTGCACACTGCTgtcatttttcatgtgttttgaggCTTTCATAATTCaattctttggattctgtatgaCGAAAATAAAATTTCACCGAAGGTGTAACTTCTCAGTAACAGTAGACAATAATTTCCACCTACTAGGCATATTCAATTTCTCAACTTAAAAACACTCATTTAAAAACCAGTTCCAAGACCATGTATGTAGTTACCACCAAACTATTGTCAGAATAGAAATAAACAACTTTTCCTGCATGAATtaagaaaaactttatttaaaaaaaatattttttcaatgtttatttaattttgagagacagagagtgagagtgtgagtagggaaagggcagagagagagggagacacagaattcaaagcaggctctgagctgtcagcacagagtcagacgcagggcttgaacccacgaaccatgagatcattaccagagccaaagtcggacgcccaaccgattgagccacccaggcgccccaaaaaactttattgaaaatTATCCCTTTCAAGATAAGTAACATTACCTATCTCGTATTACGGTAACATCATTTGTGCCGTGGGCCAGGAGAATTGGATAAGAgaataatgtttaaataatttctctttcaaacatgtcatttcttttgaagaaaactGTAGACAATAATTAAGGTGGAAGTCAGTACTAATACCTTTTAGGAGTGTCTCACAGATGGTTCATTTCAAAGCATCAAATTCTATTTACCCAAAAAACCTAGTAAGGTAAACAATTCCCTTGGCAGCTACAGAAGACTCAAATGGCCTCATGGACTGCACTGATGTATCTATTTTGTCCCAGACATTTCAGAAATTTTGAGATAGTTCACTTATCTAAGGTTTCAGAAAGCAAGACTTTCCAGAATAAGTGAAAGGGGCTCACTgtacaataataattaaaacaatactaGCTTTCAATTAACATATCAATGTGTTGTGCATGAAGAGGCAATTTCCAAGCACACAATAAAACAAAGCTCTGTTGCCTCCTTAAGGGTAAACATCCTTATCACTCCTTCCCCCTAAGAGATCCAGAGGCCTAACAAAAGGTGTGAGCTTAACAGCTCTTTTCTTTTGTAGAAAATAGTATAAAAAACACTCTCTGGGTCTGAGATACACTGGTGGTTTGACCTTGGACGAGTCACTTAATTCCTAGTCTGTTTCCGTAACTATAAATGGAGTCGACAATACCTGGTATCGTATTACAGGATTGGTGCCAGAATGAAATGATATATGTGAACGTATTATGTAAACTATAAAGCAACAGTAATCGGAagttagttattattttatataatactgGCCTAAACTTTCCTGCTATGTCCCGTCTGCAATATGGGTACATATCTAGATCTGAATGCCTAACCGTCGCTTGCTGGCTGTGTGAACCTAAGGAAGTCACTTCCTTTTGGGCATGTTTTCTAACAAGGTTTTTATGAAGAGCAAATATAATGTGTACGTAAAGATTGAGGcagaaatatattaagaacttaataaatgatagctattattaaTTTTGAAGAGAGGATCGTAAGTAAATTATATCTAGTTAAAAGCCTTTGCATGTATATACAACTCTACACGCATCCAAAGTACTGTTATTTGTACTGTAAACTGCAAAGACGTACAGGGAACTAGGAAACAAATGGCGCCTCAGTGACCCTCAATACAGAACGGGAATAAGGCAGAGAAGGGGACTTCGGCGCCTCAGTAGCTTGGAATAGCGGTAGGAATGAGAGAAGTATGGCAGAAAAAAAGACCTTAACAAATACTCCGAGAATCAATTCATTGtttaccccccgcccccctcccttctctcttacGACCTCCGGCCTAGATTAGGCCATTTCATTCAACTTCCCAGCCCGCTATGCCGCTGGACATTTATTTACTGTACCTTCTTCACTGAGAGCCTTTCAATTCCCCTCCCCTTCTATGAGTCGTGAACTTCAGACCCTCGGCTTCCGACACCCATTccctttaattctgttttttaccAAGCTTCCCTGTATCCTTCTCTCCGCCTAAGGGGGAAGTGAGGCTGAACGCACCGCAGGGCATCCTAGGAAATGTGGTCTCTCATTCTCTTTTGCTTGAGCCCCAGAGTGAGGAAGACGACAAAGAAGATCCAGTTAAAACTACAACTCCCGGCAAGCAACACGAATGACGCTCTCCTTTCTGCCCCCCCTTCCTattgccttcctcttcctcctctccgcGGGTGCTGAACCGCATGGCCTCACGGTATTGTAGTTCTTTGCGGACCCAAAATCCTAGCATTCAATGGCCCGGAGAGAGGCTGCAAGACTCTAATTCCCAGAGGGCAGAGCGGTAGCTGCGCCTGCGCACTCCCAGTGAGGgcgtgtatgtctgtgtgtctgagggagagagagagcgagagtgagtgagtgtgagtgcTGGGTAGGGTGGTGGCCGTTACGTTCGGGGCAACGGCTACGGCAGTGGAGAAGTAAGAAGAGAAACAACGTCCGGCGCTTCCGCCTTCGcttaggaggaggaggagctggtaGGGAAAGGAAAGTGATTCGTCCTGGGCCTGGACTAGACAGAGTCGGGCCGGTGGGTGTCTGGGCTATGAGCCTTTGAGGGTCGCTTGGGACGCGGAGCGAGACACGAGAGCCGAGAGGTATGTctcagccgccgccgccgcctccgctgCCGCCGCCACCTCCTCCCCCTGAGGCTCCGCAGACTCCGCCGTccctggcggcggcggcggcggcggctcctccGGGGGGGCTCTCGAAACGGAGAGACCGGAGAATCCTCTCTGGGAGCTGCCCGGATCCGAAGTGCCAGGCGCGTCTGTTCTTCCCGGCCTCCGGTTCTGTCAGCATCGAGTGTACCGAGTGCGGACAGCGGCACGAGCAGCAACAgctgctgggggtggaggaggtgaCCGACCCGGACGTAGTGCTACACAACCTGCTGCGGAACGCGCTGCTTGGGGTGACAGGGGCACCCAAGAAGAACACGGAACTGGTAAAGGTGATGGGCCTTTCTAACTACCACTGCAAATTGTTGTCGCCCATATTAGCTCGCTATGGAATGGATAAACAGACAGGCAGGGCTAAGCTTCTCCGGGACATGAACCAGGGCGAACTGTTCGATTGCGCTTTGCTAGGTGACCGCGCCTTCCTCATCGAACCAGAGCATGTTAACACAGTGGGCTATGGCAAGGACCGCTCCGGAAGCCTCCTGTATTTGCATGACACACTTGAGGACATCAAGCGGGCCAATAAAAGCCAGGAATGCCTCATTCCAGTTCATGTGGACGGGGATGGACACTGCTTGGTGCATGCTGTGTCCCGTGCTCTAGTAGGCCGGGAGCTCTTCTGGCATGCcttgagagagaatcttaaacagcaCTTTCAGCAGCACCTGGCCCAATATCAAGCCCTGTTCCATGACTTCATTGATGCCGCTGAATGGGAGGATATTATCAATGAGTGTGACCCTCTGTTTGTACCACCTGAGGGTGTTCCCTTGGGCCTGAGGAACATCCACATATTTGGCCTTGCCAATGTATTACATCGCCCTATTATTCTGCTAGATTCTCTCAGTGGCATGAGAAGCTCTGGTGATTATTCAGCCACCTTTCTGCCTGGGCTCATCCCTGCAGAGAAGTGCACAGGGAGAGATGGTCATTTGAACAAACCAATCTGTATTGCATGGAGTAGCTCTGGTAGAAACCATTATATCCCCTTGGTAGGCATAAAAGGGGCTGCTTTGCCCAAATTGCCTATGAATTTGTTGCCTAAAGCATGGGGTGTGCCTCAGGACCttattaaaaagtacattaaacTTGAGGAGGATGGTGGTTGTGTTATTGGAGGAGACAGAAGTTTGCAGGATAAATACTTACTTAGGCTTGTGGCTGCTATGGAAGAAGTCTTTATGGACAAACACGGTATCCATCCTAGTTTGGTTGCTGATGTCCATCAGTATTTCTACAGGAGGACTGGGGTGATAGGAGTTCAGCCTGAAGAAGTTACAGCAGCTGCTAAAAAAGCAGTAATGGATAATCGCCTTCACAAATGTTTGCTCTGTGGTGCCCTTTCTGAACTTCATGTTCCTCCAGAGTGGTTGGCTCCAGGAGGGAAACTGTATAACCTGGCAAAAAGTACTCATGGACAGCTGAGGCCTGACAAAAATTATAGCTTTCCCTTGAACAATTTAGTTTGCTCATATGATTCAGTGAAAGATGTTCTGGTACCAGACTATGGATTGAGTAACCTGACAGCCTGTAATTGGTGCCATGGCACATCTGTGCGAAGGGTCAGAGGAGATGGGTCTATTGTGTATTTGGATGGGGACAGAACTAATTCTAGGTCCACTGGTGGCAAATGTGGTTGTGGATTCAAACATTTTTGGGATGGTAAAGAGTATGACAATCTACCAGAAGCTTTTCCTATTACTTTGGAATGGGGTGGAAGAGTGGTCAGAGAAACAGTATATTGGTTCCAGTATGAAAGTGATTCATCTTTGAATAGTAATGTTTATGATGTTGCAATGAAACTTGTTACCAAGCACTTTCCAGGTGAATTTGGGAGTGAAATCCTAGTTCAGAAAGTTGTCCATACTATACTGCATCAGACTGCCAAAAAGAATCCCGATGATTATACTCCTGTAAATATAGATGGTGCTCACGCCCAAAGAGTTGGAGATGTACAAGGACAAGAGTCAGAGTCTCAGCTCCCAACTAAAATTATTCTTActggacagaaaacaaaaactttgcaCAAGGAGGAGTTAAACATGAGTAAAACTGAAAGAACTATTCAACAGAATATTACGGAACAGGCTGCTGTAATGCAGAAACGGAAAACAGAGAagttaaaacaagaacaaaaagggCAACCCAGGACTGTTTCTCCTAGTACCATTCGTGATGGTCCGTCCTCTGCACCTGCTACCCCTACCAAGGCTCCATATTCACCAACAacttcaaaggaaaagaagatcCGAATAACAACTAATGATGGACGACAGTCCATGGTTACACTTAAATCTTCAACAACCTTTTTTGAACTTCAAGAAAGCATAGCCAGAGAATTTAACATTCCTCCATATTTACAGTGTATTCGATATGGCTTTCCTCCTAAAGAGTTAATGCCACCCCAGGCAGGAATGGAAAAGGAGCCGGTTCCTTTACAGCATGGTGACAGAATTACAATAGAGATTCTAAAAAGTAAAGCGGAAGGTGGTCAGTCTGCTGCAGCACACTCTGCCCACACTGTGAAACAAGAAGAGATTGCTGTTACTGGTAAACTATCCAAGGAACTTCAGGAGCAAGCTGACAAAGAAATGTACTCCTTGTGTCTTTTAGCAACATTAATGGGTAAGATCATTTTAACTCAGATGGTATTTcttaattgtgaatatttttctgttgtcttCATGAAAAACAATCTGTGATCATTATAAAAACGAtttgattatataaatattttaggaagagattattttcttcctcctaaaTAGATGGATGTTAGCATGATTCTCCATTGAGTAAACATTAGGACAACTAAGAAAGTGAAAGTAGTCCATTAACTGTCACcagattatttaaatataacttattctcatatttttttaatagcttataATGTATCtatttaaagtcttttaaaatattttccccccaGGGCTGTATTGAGCCTGGTCACTTTgtcccttttcatttattttaaaattttcttttcctgcatgTCATGTGATTTCAGGACTTCCTGTTTGATGAATTGCAGTTTCTGGTGTTTATATTCTCACTGCACTCCCACCTAATAGTCTCTGTCCTCcatttcctgttcttcctttcctagttcatcacatttttatttgtacattAGGATTTGTGTTTAAGTAATTTCCTTGCTCAGTGACTCTTTGCTTTCAAACATATTGTACTATTATAACTCATGAGAAATACAAGAAACAGAGGTGGATGTTAATGTGTTTCTTaagaagcatttctttttaataattcagcataaattaaaaatatcaaccaAATATGTAAACTAAAGCTTTAGATGATTTGGGATATGATCCAATGGTGcactttttacattatttttatttgcttactctttgtttttaaatcactgttAATATGCTTTACTAAGGCTTAAAGTAGagttaaaatttatattacatattagaAGAGCCTTATTTTTGCTGAGATTAGAGTTTTTAACTAGAAAAGTGATCTGGGTTTTGATTCTGTTTTCTAAGAGTACTAAGTATCAGTGAGTTGGGCCTTGACCTACCAAAATAAAGATTATTCCTGGCTTGTTAAATTTGGGGGCCTAGAAGTTAATAGGAGATCTAAAAGCCCTGTACACATTAATAACTTGATATTGATattgtagattttattttggCAGACATAGCCATCAAATCGGGGGATATGTCAAGAAATGTACTAGGCACTTTGTGTATTTCTATCTCTTAGAGTTTTTAGTTTCTTAGAGACTGCATGAAATATAGGAAAGATTGTGTGatctttggagtcagaaagacctAGAATTTGAACCTTGGCTCCACTACTTATTAACTTAGTGATTCAGGCAAGCTGCTTAACTCCCCGATACTTCAGTTGCCTCTTTACAAAATGCCTTTTGTGGTTGATACACAGGGCAACAGTAAAATCCTCCTAGAACTGTGAAAATCAAATAACATCAGcaaagaatggataaaattagATACATGCAGAAGGTAGTTTAAAAACTGGCAATCTCCCAGgtcaaaaacaggaaaagaaaaggtctTCCTCAGTAGAAGATGAACTCTTGAGAATGTGGCTCATTTCTTATCTAACCTTGGATGCTCAGTACCTAGTATAGTGCCCAGCAGGTTGTAGGCACTCTGAATGTTTTTGATTGGATTAAATAGATGACATTAACATGTCTAAAGAAAGGCTGTGTCAGCAGAAATGGAATGGATGGTCAGCATTGAACATTGAAAAAGAGTTGAAAAGCAGAATTTGGCACTGTTTATACACTACTGTACAAAGGGAAAAGATACATCATCTGGGGTTCATGAAAATTCTGGTAACTAGAAAGATAATCTCTAGGGGCTGGAATATTTGATCAGTCCTCACCATGGCCTGGCTGAAAGAACTGTATCTGTTTAGGGATTCTGTATTCATCAAGTATTCTGATCATTCATTTAACTTCCTAAGTATTGATGTACAGGTGAGAGCATACCTGTAGTCTTCACTTAGAAGACTGTGTTCTCCATTGTAGATAAATAAATTGGCAAGGGTGAGATTATGATCAGTACTGTAAAAGTCTGATTAgcataataatatattttataatgaaaattagTAAAATGTAGTTCTGGTTTATAATTGGTCACTTTTTGAGTTTAGTTTGAGGTTTCTCAACCTGAATATCTGAGTACTAGACTGTTGACTGCAATGAGTTCAGTAAGGTAGTGTCTTCTTGTTATGATCCCTTTCCTCTTTATCTCCAACATTTATGTTGCTTCCCTTCTCAATACGCAAATCTCTTTAAATCTTCTATTCCCAACACAAAATTTGAGCATAAAAAGAGTGTTTTGCTAATTTCATAGTGTAGCACTTGAGAGACTTTCTGCTGGTAGTGTACTAAAACACTGCGTGGCCTGTATTAGTCCCTGTATTAAACATTAGTTTTTTTACCTCTAATTTTCTTATAACTGTATTTGAATTATGCAGAAgacattcttaataaaaactgatGTGTTGGTAAAAATGTCAGTTTGGGGAtagttatatatacacacaacctTATGTAAAG includes:
- the VCPIP1 gene encoding deubiquitinating protein VCPIP1 gives rise to the protein MSQPPPPPPLPPPPPPPEAPQTPPSLAAAAAAAPPGGLSKRRDRRILSGSCPDPKCQARLFFPASGSVSIECTECGQRHEQQQLLGVEEVTDPDVVLHNLLRNALLGVTGAPKKNTELVKVMGLSNYHCKLLSPILARYGMDKQTGRAKLLRDMNQGELFDCALLGDRAFLIEPEHVNTVGYGKDRSGSLLYLHDTLEDIKRANKSQECLIPVHVDGDGHCLVHAVSRALVGRELFWHALRENLKQHFQQHLAQYQALFHDFIDAAEWEDIINECDPLFVPPEGVPLGLRNIHIFGLANVLHRPIILLDSLSGMRSSGDYSATFLPGLIPAEKCTGRDGHLNKPICIAWSSSGRNHYIPLVGIKGAALPKLPMNLLPKAWGVPQDLIKKYIKLEEDGGCVIGGDRSLQDKYLLRLVAAMEEVFMDKHGIHPSLVADVHQYFYRRTGVIGVQPEEVTAAAKKAVMDNRLHKCLLCGALSELHVPPEWLAPGGKLYNLAKSTHGQLRPDKNYSFPLNNLVCSYDSVKDVLVPDYGLSNLTACNWCHGTSVRRVRGDGSIVYLDGDRTNSRSTGGKCGCGFKHFWDGKEYDNLPEAFPITLEWGGRVVRETVYWFQYESDSSLNSNVYDVAMKLVTKHFPGEFGSEILVQKVVHTILHQTAKKNPDDYTPVNIDGAHAQRVGDVQGQESESQLPTKIILTGQKTKTLHKEELNMSKTERTIQQNITEQAAVMQKRKTEKLKQEQKGQPRTVSPSTIRDGPSSAPATPTKAPYSPTTSKEKKIRITTNDGRQSMVTLKSSTTFFELQESIAREFNIPPYLQCIRYGFPPKELMPPQAGMEKEPVPLQHGDRITIEILKSKAEGGQSAAAHSAHTVKQEEIAVTGKLSKELQEQADKEMYSLCLLATLMGEDVWSYAKGLPHMFQQGGVFYNIMKKTMGMADGKHCTFPHLPGKTFVYNASEDRLELCVDAAGHFPIGPDVEDLVKEAVSQVRAEATTRSRESSPSHGLLKLGSGGVVKKKSEQLHNVTAFQGKGHSLGTASSNPHLDSRAREAPVVRKHNTGTDFSTSSIKIEPSVFTAAPSNSELIRIAPGVVTMRDSRQLDPDLVEAQRKKLQEMVSSIQASMDKHLRDQSTEQPPSDLPQRKAEVVSSSVKSGSLQTGLPESFSLTGGTENLNIETTDSCVAEALGAAFATRSKAQKGNSVEEPEEMDSQDAEMTNTTEPMDHS